Proteins from a single region of Drosophila biarmipes strain raj3 chromosome 3R, RU_DBia_V1.1, whole genome shotgun sequence:
- the LOC108024956 gene encoding alpha-N-acetylgalactosaminidase isoform X4 codes for MEERYRALNVAHYILSSTHTIYKKTFISSFADQMIVHCWQLSMALLLIFICNALRLVYGLDNGLALVPPMGWMPFERFRCMTDCARFPKDCISESLIRRTADLLSSEGYAAAGYKYLIIDDCWMEASREEATHELQPSFDRFPSGMRALGDYIHSLGLKFGIYHDVGQKTCMFRGPGAAGHFKLDAQTFAKWGVDYVKMDGCYASENDIDWGYPAFGAAMNQTGRPMVYSCSWPFYKSKPNYSLIAKHCNLWRFAVDIQDSFTSVTNIMTRYSSKQDILTAHSGPGRWNDPDMLVLGNFRLSYDASRLQLAIWAVIAAPLIMTNDLETVRPEIKKLLQNPDVIAIDQDPLGQPGKIVFAVQNLQVWVRHVSPVNAFGQNSFAVAFVNQGGFDACPLCPQTLEVPLYRIGLKSRMGYSVVDLFNVTNNLGLFKPKDTFTTRINTEGVNFYKFTVVPYY; via the exons AGCCTTAAACGTCGCACACTACATTTTAAGCAGCACACATACAATATACAAGAAAACATTTATCAGCAGTTTCGCAGACC aAATGATCGTCCACTGTTGGCAGTTGTCAATGGCTCTTCTTCTGATTTTCATCTGCAATGCTCTTCGACTTGTATATGGACTCGATAACGGGCTGGCGCTTGTACCTCCGATGGGCTGGATGCCCTTCGAGAGGTTCCGCTGCATGACGGATTGTGCCCGATTCCCCAAGGATTGCATCAG TGAATCGCTTATCAGGCGCACGGCTGACCTTTTATCATCTGAGGGCTATGCTGCTGCtggatataaatatttaattatcgaTGACTGTTGGATGGAAGCGTCTCGCGAAGAAGCGACTCACGAGCTTCAGCCCAGCTTCGATCGTTTCCCCAGTGGAATGAGGGCCCTTGGCGACTAT ATTCATAGCCTAGGACTGAAGTTTGGAATTTACCATGATGTGGGTCAGAAAACATGCATGTTCCGCGGTCCCGGGGCTGCTGGGCACTTTAAGCTAGACGCTCAAACTTTCGCTAAATGGGGCGTTGACTACGTCAAGATGGACGGCTGCTACGCTAGTGAAAATGATATCGACTGGGGGTACCCAGCTTTTGGAGCGGCCATGAACCAAACGGGCCGACCTATGGTGTACTCCTGCAGTTGGCCTTTTTATAAGTCAAAG CCAAACTACTCATTGATAGCGAAACATTGTAATCTGTGGAGGTTTGCTGTTGACATACAGGACTCGTTTACATCGGTGACGAACATAATGACACGGTACTCCAGCAAACAGGATATTCTGACTGCACATTCTGGCCCTGGTCGCTGGAATGATCCTGATATG CTTGTCCTGGGCAACTTTCGATTAAGTTACGATGCCAGCCGTTTGCAGTTAGCTATATGGGCAGTGATTGCTGCCCCTTTGATTATGACCAACGATTTGGAGACAGTACGTCCGGAAATAAAGAAACTTCTCCAGAACCCTGATGTAATAGCGATAGATCAGGATCCATTGGGCCAGCCTGGAAAGATCGTTTTTGCGGTGCAAAACCTCCAG GTTTGGGTTCGGCATGTATCTCCGGTGAACGCCTTTGGCCAAAATTCTTTTGCAGTAGCCTTCGTCAATCAAGGAGGCTTTGATGCATGTCCCTTGTGTCCTCAGACATTAGAGGTACCCTTGTACAGAATAGGCTTGAAGAGCCGCATGGGCTATTCTGTAGTA GACTTGTTCAACGTTACCAACAATTTGGGATTGTTTAAGCCAAAGGATACGTTTACCACGCGAATTAACACGGAAGGTGTTAATTTCTACAAATTTACTGTAGTTCCATActactaa
- the LOC108024956 gene encoding alpha-N-acetylgalactosaminidase isoform X5: MIVHCWQLSMALLLIFICNALRLVYGLDNGLALVPPMGWMPFERFRCMTDCARFPKDCISESLIRRTADLLSSEGYAAAGYKYLIIDDCWMEASREEATHELQPSFDRFPSGMRALGDYIHSLGLKFGIYHDVGQKTCMFRGPGAAGHFKLDAQTFAKWGVDYVKMDGCYASENDIDWGYPAFGAAMNQTGRPMVYSCSWPFYKSKPNYSLIAKHCNLWRFAVDIQDSFTSVTNIMTRYSSKQDILTAHSGPGRWNDPDMLVLGNFRLSYDASRLQLAIWAVIAAPLIMTNDLETVRPEIKKLLQNPDVIAIDQDPLGQPGKIVFAVQNLQVWVRHVSPVNAFGQNSFAVAFVNQGGFDACPLCPQTLEVPLYRIGLKSRMGYSVVDLFNVTNNLGLFKPKDTFTTRINTEGVNFYKFTVVPYY; encoded by the exons ATGATCGTCCACTGTTGGCAGTTGTCAATGGCTCTTCTTCTGATTTTCATCTGCAATGCTCTTCGACTTGTATATGGACTCGATAACGGGCTGGCGCTTGTACCTCCGATGGGCTGGATGCCCTTCGAGAGGTTCCGCTGCATGACGGATTGTGCCCGATTCCCCAAGGATTGCATCAG TGAATCGCTTATCAGGCGCACGGCTGACCTTTTATCATCTGAGGGCTATGCTGCTGCtggatataaatatttaattatcgaTGACTGTTGGATGGAAGCGTCTCGCGAAGAAGCGACTCACGAGCTTCAGCCCAGCTTCGATCGTTTCCCCAGTGGAATGAGGGCCCTTGGCGACTAT ATTCATAGCCTAGGACTGAAGTTTGGAATTTACCATGATGTGGGTCAGAAAACATGCATGTTCCGCGGTCCCGGGGCTGCTGGGCACTTTAAGCTAGACGCTCAAACTTTCGCTAAATGGGGCGTTGACTACGTCAAGATGGACGGCTGCTACGCTAGTGAAAATGATATCGACTGGGGGTACCCAGCTTTTGGAGCGGCCATGAACCAAACGGGCCGACCTATGGTGTACTCCTGCAGTTGGCCTTTTTATAAGTCAAAG CCAAACTACTCATTGATAGCGAAACATTGTAATCTGTGGAGGTTTGCTGTTGACATACAGGACTCGTTTACATCGGTGACGAACATAATGACACGGTACTCCAGCAAACAGGATATTCTGACTGCACATTCTGGCCCTGGTCGCTGGAATGATCCTGATATG CTTGTCCTGGGCAACTTTCGATTAAGTTACGATGCCAGCCGTTTGCAGTTAGCTATATGGGCAGTGATTGCTGCCCCTTTGATTATGACCAACGATTTGGAGACAGTACGTCCGGAAATAAAGAAACTTCTCCAGAACCCTGATGTAATAGCGATAGATCAGGATCCATTGGGCCAGCCTGGAAAGATCGTTTTTGCGGTGCAAAACCTCCAG GTTTGGGTTCGGCATGTATCTCCGGTGAACGCCTTTGGCCAAAATTCTTTTGCAGTAGCCTTCGTCAATCAAGGAGGCTTTGATGCATGTCCCTTGTGTCCTCAGACATTAGAGGTACCCTTGTACAGAATAGGCTTGAAGAGCCGCATGGGCTATTCTGTAGTA GACTTGTTCAACGTTACCAACAATTTGGGATTGTTTAAGCCAAAGGATACGTTTACCACGCGAATTAACACGGAAGGTGTTAATTTCTACAAATTTACTGTAGTTCCATActactaa
- the LOC108024956 gene encoding alpha-N-acetylgalactosaminidase isoform X3 — protein MSLYFLFIYGGILRHLTTRVVPKQRALNVAHYILSSTHTIYKKTFISSFADQMIVHCWQLSMALLLIFICNALRLVYGLDNGLALVPPMGWMPFERFRCMTDCARFPKDCISESLIRRTADLLSSEGYAAAGYKYLIIDDCWMEASREEATHELQPSFDRFPSGMRALGDYIHSLGLKFGIYHDVGQKTCMFRGPGAAGHFKLDAQTFAKWGVDYVKMDGCYASENDIDWGYPAFGAAMNQTGRPMVYSCSWPFYKSKPNYSLIAKHCNLWRFAVDIQDSFTSVTNIMTRYSSKQDILTAHSGPGRWNDPDMLVLGNFRLSYDASRLQLAIWAVIAAPLIMTNDLETVRPEIKKLLQNPDVIAIDQDPLGQPGKIVFAVQNLQVWVRHVSPVNAFGQNSFAVAFVNQGGFDACPLCPQTLEVPLYRIGLKSRMGYSVVDLFNVTNNLGLFKPKDTFTTRINTEGVNFYKFTVVPYY, from the exons AGCCTTAAACGTCGCACACTACATTTTAAGCAGCACACATACAATATACAAGAAAACATTTATCAGCAGTTTCGCAGACC aAATGATCGTCCACTGTTGGCAGTTGTCAATGGCTCTTCTTCTGATTTTCATCTGCAATGCTCTTCGACTTGTATATGGACTCGATAACGGGCTGGCGCTTGTACCTCCGATGGGCTGGATGCCCTTCGAGAGGTTCCGCTGCATGACGGATTGTGCCCGATTCCCCAAGGATTGCATCAG TGAATCGCTTATCAGGCGCACGGCTGACCTTTTATCATCTGAGGGCTATGCTGCTGCtggatataaatatttaattatcgaTGACTGTTGGATGGAAGCGTCTCGCGAAGAAGCGACTCACGAGCTTCAGCCCAGCTTCGATCGTTTCCCCAGTGGAATGAGGGCCCTTGGCGACTAT ATTCATAGCCTAGGACTGAAGTTTGGAATTTACCATGATGTGGGTCAGAAAACATGCATGTTCCGCGGTCCCGGGGCTGCTGGGCACTTTAAGCTAGACGCTCAAACTTTCGCTAAATGGGGCGTTGACTACGTCAAGATGGACGGCTGCTACGCTAGTGAAAATGATATCGACTGGGGGTACCCAGCTTTTGGAGCGGCCATGAACCAAACGGGCCGACCTATGGTGTACTCCTGCAGTTGGCCTTTTTATAAGTCAAAG CCAAACTACTCATTGATAGCGAAACATTGTAATCTGTGGAGGTTTGCTGTTGACATACAGGACTCGTTTACATCGGTGACGAACATAATGACACGGTACTCCAGCAAACAGGATATTCTGACTGCACATTCTGGCCCTGGTCGCTGGAATGATCCTGATATG CTTGTCCTGGGCAACTTTCGATTAAGTTACGATGCCAGCCGTTTGCAGTTAGCTATATGGGCAGTGATTGCTGCCCCTTTGATTATGACCAACGATTTGGAGACAGTACGTCCGGAAATAAAGAAACTTCTCCAGAACCCTGATGTAATAGCGATAGATCAGGATCCATTGGGCCAGCCTGGAAAGATCGTTTTTGCGGTGCAAAACCTCCAG GTTTGGGTTCGGCATGTATCTCCGGTGAACGCCTTTGGCCAAAATTCTTTTGCAGTAGCCTTCGTCAATCAAGGAGGCTTTGATGCATGTCCCTTGTGTCCTCAGACATTAGAGGTACCCTTGTACAGAATAGGCTTGAAGAGCCGCATGGGCTATTCTGTAGTA GACTTGTTCAACGTTACCAACAATTTGGGATTGTTTAAGCCAAAGGATACGTTTACCACGCGAATTAACACGGAAGGTGTTAATTTCTACAAATTTACTGTAGTTCCATActactaa